In Salisediminibacterium beveridgei, one DNA window encodes the following:
- a CDS encoding MarR family winged helix-turn-helix transcriptional regulator, with product MNAEQVAVIEKSLRTIADIVKQKGREILNEFPITPPQFIALQWLHESGDMTIGELSSKMYLACSTTTDLIDRMENNELVERVKDQKDRRVVRIHLQQKGATIIQEVISQRREYLSQVLERLPEEEVAQVESGLLHLSNEMKRDAQTWKSF from the coding sequence ATGAACGCTGAGCAAGTGGCTGTGATTGAAAAATCCCTGCGTACCATTGCAGACATTGTAAAACAAAAAGGCCGGGAGATTCTGAATGAATTTCCGATCACACCGCCGCAATTTATCGCCTTACAGTGGCTGCATGAATCCGGAGATATGACCATCGGCGAACTGTCTTCCAAGATGTATCTCGCCTGCAGCACGACCACTGACCTGATCGACCGGATGGAAAATAATGAGCTGGTGGAACGGGTGAAAGATCAAAAAGATCGTCGCGTGGTCAGGATCCACCTGCAACAAAAAGGTGCGACCATTATTCAGGAGGTCATCAGTCAGCGCAGGGAGTATTTGTCTCAAGTGCTCGAACGACTGCCGGAAGAAGAAGTGGCCCAGGTGGAGAGTGGCCTTCTCCATTTATCGAATGAAATGAAACGGGACGCACAAACGTGGAAATCATTTTAA
- the racE gene encoding glutamate racemase, with the protein MERPIGVIDSGVGGLTVVSELMRQLPKEEIIYIGDTLRCPYGPRPASEVADYSWEMIEYLMSFDIKILVIACNTASAVILEEARQRLPIPVIGVIHPGAIAALKVTENLEVGVIGTEGTISSGSYYDELKSINDDVKVVSLACPTLVPLVESSHFTEEEALDVISEALKPLLDYPVDSLILGCTHYPMIEKEIQQVVGDGIHVICSGDETAREVSSLLYHKKLLFSGERRPDHVFYTTGAKAMFKNIAESWLKRADLDIRKTDLQLPVKTGSSTNQ; encoded by the coding sequence GTGGAACGACCTATTGGTGTAATCGATTCGGGAGTTGGGGGATTGACTGTTGTTTCAGAACTGATGCGACAGCTGCCAAAAGAAGAAATTATTTATATCGGGGATACGCTCAGATGCCCTTACGGACCGAGACCTGCTTCTGAAGTAGCGGATTATTCGTGGGAAATGATCGAATATCTGATGTCTTTTGATATCAAGATTCTGGTCATTGCCTGCAACACCGCTTCTGCGGTCATTCTCGAAGAGGCAAGGCAGCGTTTACCGATACCGGTGATCGGTGTCATTCACCCTGGCGCCATCGCGGCACTGAAAGTCACTGAAAACCTTGAAGTCGGTGTCATCGGAACAGAAGGAACGATTTCAAGCGGATCGTATTACGATGAGCTGAAATCCATCAACGATGACGTGAAGGTGGTCAGTCTTGCCTGTCCTACATTGGTTCCGCTTGTGGAATCGAGCCATTTCACGGAGGAAGAGGCCCTCGACGTGATCTCCGAAGCGTTGAAGCCGCTTTTGGATTACCCGGTGGACAGTCTCATCTTGGGGTGTACCCATTATCCAATGATCGAAAAGGAAATTCAGCAGGTTGTGGGCGATGGGATCCATGTGATCTGTTCCGGGGACGAAACGGCCCGTGAAGTGAGTTCTCTCCTGTACCACAAGAAACTGCTGTTTTCAGGTGAGCGCAGACCTGATCATGTGTTTTATACTACTGGAGCCAAGGCGATGTTTAAAAACATTGCGGAATCTTGGCTCAAACGTGCGGATCTTGATATCAGAAAGACGGATCTGCAGTTACCGGTCAAAACCGGTTCATCAACAAATCAATAG
- a CDS encoding metallophosphoesterase family protein, whose product MRALVISDSHGWVKEVGEVRDRHKEEVDIMFHCGDSELKKDTPELEGIHTVSGNCDFGKDFPDEIVEDAGEERFFAGHGHLFGIKMSELNLVYKGQEAEATICLFGHTHQPTAVLSRGLLLVNPGSLREPRGYPAGSYAIIESDAHVYSVTFYNVNGEKLTDLSKTFPKE is encoded by the coding sequence ATGAGAGCATTGGTGATCAGCGACAGTCACGGCTGGGTCAAAGAGGTTGGCGAAGTTCGTGACCGTCATAAAGAAGAAGTCGATATCATGTTTCACTGCGGTGATTCGGAATTGAAGAAAGATACCCCTGAACTTGAAGGCATTCATACGGTATCCGGAAACTGTGACTTTGGGAAAGACTTCCCTGATGAAATCGTCGAGGATGCAGGTGAAGAACGGTTCTTTGCCGGGCACGGCCATCTGTTTGGCATCAAGATGTCTGAATTGAATCTCGTCTATAAAGGCCAGGAAGCTGAAGCGACGATCTGTCTGTTCGGACATACGCATCAGCCGACAGCGGTTTTAAGCAGAGGGCTTCTGCTCGTGAACCCGGGGAGTCTCCGTGAACCGAGAGGGTATCCGGCAGGATCTTATGCCATTATTGAGTCAGATGCTCATGTGTATTCCGTGACGTTTTATAATGTGAATGGTGAAAAATTAACGGATCTCTCAAAAACTTTTCCGAAAGAATAG
- a CDS encoding XTP/dITP diphosphatase — protein MKEVMIATRNQGKVSEFEQFFHERGIQVKSLLDTTEIPDIVEDGLTFEANAIKKAVTVAEALGITVISDDSGLEVDALDGEPGIYSARYAGDEKNNDDANNQKLLKALEGKAEEQRTARFVCVLAAAFPSGVIKTVRGTAEGRIAETLSGTEGFGYDPLFILKGEERTMAHLTRAEKNQRSHRADALRQLEGLWDEWVLEHEEEAKS, from the coding sequence ATGAAGGAAGTCATGATCGCTACCCGAAACCAGGGGAAAGTATCTGAATTCGAACAATTCTTTCATGAAAGAGGTATTCAGGTGAAATCGCTTCTCGATACGACAGAGATCCCTGACATTGTTGAAGACGGTCTCACGTTTGAAGCGAACGCCATTAAGAAAGCCGTCACTGTCGCAGAAGCATTGGGGATTACCGTGATCTCTGATGATTCAGGCCTTGAAGTCGACGCCTTAGACGGGGAACCGGGCATTTATTCTGCCCGTTACGCAGGTGACGAAAAAAACAACGATGATGCAAACAATCAAAAACTGCTCAAAGCCCTTGAAGGAAAGGCGGAAGAACAGCGGACGGCCCGTTTTGTCTGTGTCCTCGCTGCGGCATTTCCGTCGGGTGTTATTAAGACTGTCCGCGGCACTGCAGAAGGCAGGATTGCGGAAACACTGAGCGGTACAGAAGGATTCGGCTATGACCCATTGTTTATCCTGAAGGGTGAAGAGCGGACGATGGCTCATCTGACAAGAGCAGAAAAGAACCAGCGAAGTCACAGGGCTGACGCTCTGAGGCAGCTCGAAGGCTTGTGGGATGAATGGGTTCTCGAACATGAAGAGGAGGCCAAATCATGA
- the rph gene encoding ribonuclease PH, with translation MTRAYERLNDQLRVIEMIPNYIMHPEGSVLVSFGDTKVICSASIEERVPPFLRGQGKGWVTAEYAMLPRATGTRNVRESSKGKVTGRTMEIQRLIGRALRSVIDLDALGERTIWVDCDVIQADGGTRTASITGAFTAVALAFEQLIQDEKLTKNPMTDFLAAISVGVSSDGEVLLDLDYNEDSAADVDMNVVMTGSAELVEVQGTGEEATFSRKEMNRMLDVAEIGIARLIEVQRDVIGEFAETIGQQQVAAWSSAAGEGNEK, from the coding sequence ATGACCAGAGCTTATGAACGTTTAAATGATCAATTACGGGTGATCGAAATGATCCCGAATTATATTATGCACCCGGAAGGGTCCGTTTTGGTATCCTTCGGTGATACGAAAGTGATTTGTTCGGCAAGTATCGAAGAGCGGGTCCCGCCTTTTCTCAGAGGTCAGGGAAAAGGCTGGGTGACAGCGGAATATGCGATGCTGCCCCGGGCCACAGGAACACGAAACGTCAGAGAATCATCCAAAGGGAAAGTCACAGGACGGACGATGGAAATTCAGCGTCTGATCGGCCGTGCACTTCGGTCCGTGATTGATTTGGACGCGTTGGGCGAGCGGACGATCTGGGTGGATTGTGATGTCATTCAGGCCGACGGCGGTACACGCACAGCATCGATCACCGGTGCGTTTACGGCCGTGGCTCTCGCCTTTGAGCAGTTGATTCAGGATGAAAAATTAACAAAAAACCCAATGACGGACTTCCTTGCAGCGATTTCGGTCGGTGTCTCTTCAGACGGGGAAGTACTCCTTGATCTTGATTACAATGAAGATTCTGCCGCAGATGTGGATATGAATGTGGTCATGACCGGGAGCGCCGAGCTGGTGGAAGTACAAGGAACGGGCGAGGAAGCAACGTTTTCCCGTAAAGAAATGAATCGGATGCTGGACGTAGCGGAAATTGGGATTGCCCGGCTGATCGAGGTGCAGCGGGATGTGATCGGTGAGTTTGCCGAGACCATCGGTCAGCAGCAGGTGGCCGCCTGGAGTTCTGCCGCTGGTGAAGGGAATGAGAAGTAA